A part of Miscanthus floridulus cultivar M001 chromosome 6, ASM1932011v1, whole genome shotgun sequence genomic DNA contains:
- the LOC136459006 gene encoding MACPF domain-containing protein CAD1-like, with protein MTVIFRRRGGCDLVQSYSDWKGTVASAPDVIGMTFLSIVSLLDDIPGKKHLARAVELYLTYKPPIEELQYFLDFQVPLVWAPAPPGIAGHHRKEPVCPSLQFSLMGPKLFISTEQISVGRRPIVGLKLLLEGAKQNRLAIHLQHLGSLPKIFLPHWDSHITIGPPKWQGPEEQDSRWFEPIKWKNFAHVSTAPIEYTETNITDLSGVYIVTGAQLGVWDFGAKSVLHLKLLFSRVPGCTIRRSVWDHSPSSSSIHKADESSSSSSDNAKLLKIVDMTETLKGPQDAPGHWLITGAKLGVEKGRIVVRAKYSLLNY; from the exons ATGACAGTAatattcagaaggaggggtggttGTGATCTTGTTCAAAGTTATAGTGATTGGAAAGGAACTGTTGCCTCAGCACCAGATGTCATAGGCATGACCTTTCTCTCAATTGTCTCTCTTCTTGACGATATACCAGGAAAGAAGCACCTTGCTCGTGCAGTTGAGCTATACTTGACCT ACAAACCTCCAATTGAAGAATTACAGTACTTCTTAGATTTTCAAGTCCCACTAGTTTGGGCTCCAGCTCCACCAGGTATTGCTGGTCACCACAGGAAGGAACCTGTCTGCCCATCGCTTCAGTTTAGCTTAATGGGCCCAAAGCTCTTCATTAGCACAGAACAG ATCTCTGTTGGGCGTCGACCAATTGTTGGCCTCAAACTGCTCTTGGAAGGAGCCAAACAGAATCGTCTGGCTATTCATTTGCAGCACCTTGGATCATTACCAAAGATATTCCTACCTCATTGGGACTCCCATATTACCATTGGACCTCCAAAATGGCAAGGCCCTGAAGAACAGGACAGCCGATGGTTCGAGCCAATCAAATGGAAGAACTTTGCTCATGTTAGCACAGCACCGATAGAGTACACTGAAACAAATATTACGGACCTATCTGGTGTTTATATTGTTACAGGAGCACAGTTGGGAGTGTGGGATTTTGGTGCAAAGAGTGTTCTCCACCTTAAACTTTTGTTCTCCAGGGTTCCTGGGTGCACAATTAGAAGATCAGTGTGGGACCACAGCCCATCAAGTTCTTCGATTCATAAAGCAGACgaatcttcatcatcctcaaGTGATAATGCTAAACTTCTGAAGATCGTTGACATGACAGAAACATTGAAGGGCCCACAAGATGCGCCTGGCCACTGGCTGATCACAGGTGCTAAGTTGGGTGTCGAGAAAGGCAGGATTGTTGTGCGTGCAAAGTACTCCTTATTGAATTATTAA